ATCGCGGCCTCGGGCGGCTCGTCTGCCTCGCCGTGCAGACCGAAGTGGGACAGCCAGTGCAGCGCGGCGTCGCCCGTCAGCGCATGCCGGCCCTCATCGAGCATCCGGCGCGCATCGGCTTGCGCGGTCGCGATGCACGCGGCCGGATGCGAAGGCGTACCTTCCGGCGTCTGCATCAGCAACTGGCGACCGAGGTTGTAGTCGACGAGACGCGCATACGCTCGCGCAAGCCGCTGCGGCGTCGAGTGCACGGGAATGCCGCTTGCATGCAGCGCGTCGCGTGTGGCCGCATCGACTGCGCCGAAGAAGCACGCAAGCACGCCGCGATGCGCGTGCTGCCTGTTGTCGATCAGCACGCGCGCCACCGCATCGGCCGGTGCGCTGTGCGACGTCGAATGCACGACGAACAGCGTGCCTGTTTGCGGAAACGGCGCGAGCGCCTTGACCGCTGCGGCGAAATGCTCGGGCCGCGCATCGTCGCCGAGCGTGAGCGGATTGCCGGGTGTGTCGAGATGCGGCAGCGCAGCCGACATCGCGGCCGCGACCTCGGCCGGCCATTCGGCCAATGCGACGCGCACGTCCTCGACCGCATCGACGGCAAGCTTCGCGACGCCGGCGTCGCTCGTCACGAGCGTCGCCGCGCCGCGCGCCGTGACGCGGCCGACACCGAGCGTCTCGATTTCGTCGAGCAGATCGTCGAGCGCATCGACGCGGACGATCCCCGCGCGCTGGAACGCCGCCGTGTAGAGCCCGTCGCCGGGATCCGCACGACCGGTGCGCAGCGCGAGCACCGGCTTGTTGCGCGCCGCCGCGCGTGCGGCCGACATGAACTTGCGCGCGGCGCGAACCGAGTCGAGCTCGAGCAGGATCGCGCGCGTGCCCGGATCGCTGGCGAGATAGTCGAGCACGTCGCCCGCATCGACGTCGGCTTCGCCCCCGAGCGCGACGATGTGCGAAAAGCCGAGGCCGCGTGCGTTCGCCCAGCCGAGCACCGCGTTCGTCAGCGCATTCGATTGCGATACCCATGCGACACCGCCGGAACGCACCGTATAAGCGGGCGCGCCGAAATGCGCGTGACGCGCGGGCGACAGCACGCCGAGGCTGCCCGGCCCGACGATGCGAAGCACGAACGGCTTCGCGGCCTTCAGCGCGCGATCGAGCGCCGCGCGATCGGCATCGCTGCGCGCATCGCCGACGATGATCGCCACACGCGTGCCCAGTTCGCCGAGCTTGCGTACGATGCCGGCCCACGTCGCCGGACGCGTACAGATCACGGCGACCGACGGCGGTGCAGGAAGCCGGTCGACGTCCGGTACGACCGCGTGCCCGTCGAGCTCGCGATGCTTCGGATTGACGGGCCACACCGGACCGTCGAACGCGCCGTCGAGCACGCGCGACCAAACCATTGCGCCAATACTGCCCGCACGCGACGACGCACCGACGACCGCAACGGACCTGGGCTGGAACAAGGCATCGAGATGGCGAACAGTCACATCGGCTCCACTGGCTGACGAAACACGGCCCGACCGGCATACGGCTCCGCGCCGCACACCGATCCGCGAACCCCAAGCATAGGCGAAGGGCCCGCGGCTGCCTATATGCCGAACGGCCAGCTGTCCGACGGCCGTCAAGCCGCGCATCATGCATCGACCGGCGACACATCGCGTGCCGCGCACCGCACTGAGCGACGTGCGTGCATCGATCGCAGCGCCGACGCATCGCGGTACATCGATACACGTGCCGCCGTCAAAGGTGAGGCTTTACAGGAGCGAAGGTGAGAATGTTCGGGAACACCGTCCAGCCCTGCGCGCTACCGCGTACGGTGATGAAAATGCGCTTTGTGTCCGCACGCGTCGCATGGCGAATAACGTGCCAAGAACGTGCGCAATTGCGCGGCCGTTTACCGACATTCGCCGCGATAGCGAGCCGAATCGCGGTGAAATCGCGAAATACGATCGGTCCATTGCGTGACGCCGCATCGCAATCCAGCGACGCGATGCATTTTGCATGCGCGGAAAAACAGAACGGTGCGACGGCCGCAAGGCCGGTCGCACCGTCGGTCGGTACGCGAAAGGTGAGGATTTTCGGGAGTCAGTCGGCGATCAGGAATCGCGTGCGGTTCTTGCCGAGCCACGCGGGCGCGCGCCCGCGGCCACTCCAGGTTTCGCCCGTCTTCGGGTTGCGATATTTCGGCGGCAACGTGCGCTTCGCCTTTGCGCTCGGCGCGCCGAGCGGCCGGAAACCGAGCTCTTCCGGCGTAATGTCGAATTCGTCGATTTTCGCCCGGATCTCGGCTATCGCGTCGGCAATCGCCTTCTCGCGTTCCTTGTCGATTTTTTGCTGAAGCCTTTCGAGTTGCACGGACAGTTGCCGGTAGGTCGCCATATCGATGGGATTCCTTGAGGGTTATTCATGAAAAATAGCCGACACCAAGCAAATAGAAAAGCGCGTGACCCGAAAGTATTTTCGGCCGCCCATTGCGGGATCAATAGCCGCTTTTCTTGCGGCATGCGAAGAGCAGGCTTCGCGTGCCGCTATCCGTCGATTGCTGGAGCACGTCGTACTCGCCGTTGCAGATCGCGCGCGCATTGTCCGTGCAATTGCTCCACGAGTCGCCCGTGCATTGAACCTGCGTAGTCGGGCGTCCGTCGGACGTGAACAGCGGCGCACCGCCGCCGCACCCGCCGAGCGCCGCGACGAGCGCCAACAACCCGGCCCCGCGCAGCAACGCCCGAGGCCCCCGACAGACCGACGCAAGCATGTGTTTCATTGTTCTTTCCGTCAACCTTTTTTTAAATGTCGCGAGTATGCCATGCACGGCCGCCTATTGTTCAATTGGGCGTGCGGTCCGGCTGCCCGCGCGTCCGATACGGCAACGTTCGTGCCGGATCGTCGGTGATGCGAATGAAAACCTGTTCGACATCGGGCAGCGCCTCGAATTCGCGTTGCAGCGCCTGTCGATCGAATCCAGGATTCGCACAGCCTTCGACATAGACGAAGCGCCGCTGCACGGTGATCCACAGGCTCGTGCCGCGCAGCCGTTCGGATCCGGCGAAATGCGCCTTGGCGGCATCCGCGATCGGCGCGTCGTACAGATAGGAGTTCGGCTTCGTGCAGCGATGCGCGAGCCAGCAGGTCGTCCCGCGCTCGACGCGGTAGTGCGCGTCGTCCTCCATCTCGGCCTTCGTCATCCACGGGCCGAGCGGCAACGGGCATTCGGCGATGTCCCGCGACAGCGCAACGAACGGATCGTTGTACCAGTTGCGCCGCGCCGTGGGCGCCTCGGTATCGCCCGTCTGCGCCAGCGCGGACGTCGCGAGCATCAACGTCACCCAACCTGCGATGCCGATTCGCTTCATATCGCCTCCTGTCGGCCGACTCGCACGCGCATGCCGGCCGGCCTGTGTTTCGCGATCGTTCCCATACCTGATGCGCACCATGCAGGCGCGCGCGCCCGCGCGGTCCGCAGCGGCCTATCGACCGATACCGAGCGCCGCGAGCTTCTTGTACAGCGTTGCGCGTCCGATGCCGATCCGCGCGGCGGCCTCCGCCACCTTGCCGTCGCACGCGGCCAGCGCGTCGACGAAGAACTGGCGTTCCCACGCCGCGAGCGCGTCCGCATACGACACGTGCTGCCCGGCATGCGGGTCGCCGGCGCCGGACCTGGAACCGGCGCCCGCGCCGCCCGCCGTCACGGCAGCCGCCGGCACGGCCGGGGCGGCGTCCGCATGTACGCGCGTCGGTCCGAGAAACGGCGCGAGCGCACGTGCATCGATGATCGCGCGATCCGACAGCATCAGCGCGCGCTCGAGCGTGTTGCGCAGCTCGCGGACGTTGCCCGGCCACGGATAGGCGCAAAGCATCCGCAACGCGTCGTCGGTCAGCTCGCAGTGCGCGGCGCGCCCGTGCTGCGCAGCGAGCTCCTCGAGCGTCACATAAACGAGCGCCGCAATGTCCGACGCACGCTCGCGCAGCGGCGGCGCATGAATCGTCAGCACATTGAGCCGGTAATAGAGATCGGCGCGAAAGCGCCCGGCCGCGACGAGCGCCGGCAGGTCGGCCGACGTCGCCGCAATGATGCGCACGTCCGCGCGCACGATGCGGTTCGACCCGACCGGTTCGAATTCCTTGTCCTGCAGCACGCGCAGCAGCTTGCCCTGCAGCGGCAACGGCATGTCGCCGATCTCGTCGAGAAACAGCGTGCCGCGATCGGCCAGCTCGAACTTGCCGACGCGGCCCTTGCGATCGGCGCCGGTATACGCGCCGGGCGCGGCGCCGAAGAACTCGGTTTCGAGCAGCGTGTCGGGAATCGCCGCGACGTTGACGGTCACGAGCGGCTGCAGCGCACGCGCCGACGCCGCGTGAATCGCATGCGCGAGCAGTTCCTTGCCGGTGCCTGTCTCGCCGAGCAGCAGCACCGGCGAATCGACTTGCGCGGCGCGGCGCGCCTGTCGTTTCGTCTCGAGACTCGCGGCGCTCGTGCCGACGAAGCTCGCGAACGTGTACTTCGCGCGGCGCGCCTGCGCGAGCGAGCGCTGCGTCGCGATCAGCTGCTGCTGAAGCTGCGCGTAGCGCGAGAAGATCGGCGTGAGCGTCTTCAGCTGATCGAACAGCGCGAAGCCGATCGCGCCGACCGTCTCGCCGGCCTCGTTCTTCAGCGGCAGCCGCGTGACGACGAGCGGTTCGCGGCCGGTCTCCATGATGTCGAGCAGGATCGGCTGGCCGCTCGACACGACTTCGCGCAGCAGGCTGTTCGGGATCACGGCCTCGCAGTCGAGGCCGACGGCCTGCTGCGGATCGGCAAAGCCGAAACGCGCCGCGTAGCGCTCGTTCATCCAGACGATCCGCGCATCGCGATCGACGACCACCGTGCCCGCGCTCGAATCCTCGAACGTGCGAAACAGCGACTCGGCGGCGCGCCGCAGCACGTCGCCGTAGTTGGCGGGCAGCCGGGTCCAGTCGTTCATCATCGTGTCGTCGTCTCCGTGTATCTTCGGTCGGATGTCTCCGTATCGGGACGGATTATCTCATTTCGGAGACACGCCGGATTGCCTTGTCGGGGAAGACCCTCGCCGAGTCGACACGCGATCGCGATCGCCGATTCGTCTCCGTCTGGAGACGTTTCACGTAGAATCGTCAGACATTGGCCGGCGCGGGCCCGCCCGGCCACGCCGGACCCGCGTCCGGCGGCGCATTGCGGCCGATGGCACGAAACCTGCACGAAGCCGAGCCGGTCCGCGGCGCACCGTCCGACCGAACAACAACCAAAGCAATTAGGAGACTTCCCTTGTCTTTCGTGATCGTCCTCGCCGCGCTGGCGTTCCTGATGTTCGCCGCGTATCGCGGCTACAGCGTGATCCTGTTCGCGCCGATCGCCGCACTCGGCGCGGTCCTGCTCACCGATCCGGCCGCCGTCGCGCCCGTCTTCTCCGGCATCTTCATGGAGAAGATGGTCGGCTTCGTCAAACTGTACTTTCCGGTGTTCATGCTCGGCGCGGTGTTCGGCAAGGTGATCGAACTGTCCGGCTTTTCCGAGTCGATCGTCCATGCAGCGATCCGCTACATCGGCCGCTCGCGCGCCAATGCGGTAATCGTCGCGGTGTGCGCGCTGCTCACGTACGGCGGCGTGTCGCTGTTCGTCGTCGTGTTCGCGGTCTATCCGTTCGCGGCCGAGCTCTATCGCCAGAGCAATATTCCGAAGCGGCTGATGCCGGGCGCGATCGCGCTCGGCGCATTCTCGTTCACGATGGACTCGCTGCCCGGCACGCCGCAGATCCAGAACATCATCCCGACCACGTTCTTCAAGACGACCGCATGGGCCGCGCCCGCACTCGGCACGATCGGCTCGCTGTTCATCATCGTCGTCGGTCTCGCGTATCTCGAATGGCGCCGCCGTTCGGCGATGGCGAAGGGCGAAGGCTACGGCACGTCGCTCGTCAACGAGCCGGAGCGCGTCGAAGCGCAGTCGCTGCCGAATCCCGCGCTCGCGATCCTGCCGCTGATCCTGGTCGGCGTGTCGAACTTCGCATTCACGAAGCTGATCCCGCAGTGGTACGGCTCCGCGTCGTACACCGTCGCACCGGAAGTGCTGCCGGGCGTCCATGCGCCGGTGACGACGTCGATCAAGACCGTCGTCGCGATCTGGTCGGTCGAGGCCGCACTGCTGCTCGGCATCGTGCTCGTCGTGCTGACCGCGTTCAAGCGCGTCAGCGAACGCTTCGCGGCCGGCTCGAAGGCGGCCGTCGGCGGCGCGCTGCTCGCCGCGATGAACACCGCGTCGGAGTACGGCTTCGGCGGCGTGATCGCTGCGCTGCCGGGCTTCCTCGTCGTCGGCGACGCGCTGAAGAGCATCCCGAACCCGCTCGTCAACGCTGCGGTGTCGGTCAGCTCGCTCGCGGGCATCACGGGCTCGGCATCGGGCGGCATGAGCATCGCGCTCGCCGCGATGTCGGACCTGTTCATCAAGGGCGCGCAAGCGGCCAACATCCCGATGGACGTGCTGCACCGGGTCGTCGCGATGGCGAGCGGCGGCATGGACACGCTGCCGCACAACGGCGCGGTGATCACGCTGCTCGCCGTCACGGGCCTCACGCACCGCGAGTCGTATCGCGACATTTTTGCGGTCACCGTGATCAAGACGCTCGCGGTGTTCTTCGTGATCGCCGTGTATTACATGACGGGGCTCGTGTAATTCCTTGCGGCGGGCGGCGCTTCGCACGCCGCCCGCGCCTGCCGGCCGCGTCCCCGTAGCCGGTGCGTTCTACCCGCGTTTCACGAAGGGCACGCAGCCATGCCGGACCGGCGCCTCGATGGCGTCCGGTCCCATACCGGCCGGCACCCGGCCCGCCGGCGCACGCCGCGCCCATCGCACCGCCCTCATCTCCGCGCCATTCGGCCCCGACCACGCCGCCGTCATTGTTGTCCGCAGCAAAACACTGCATTGGTCGCCGGCGCATTTTTCATGCGGCCGACCCGACCTACACTGGTTTCAACGTCGCCCGACGCATTCGTGACACGAAGCGCGGCCGATTCAACGGAAACCAGGAGGTCCCGATCATGAAGCGCCTGATTCAAGCGGTTGCCCTCGCCGTGGCCGTCTCCGGCCCGGTCGTCGCCCATGCGCAGTCGAACCAGCCGCTGACGCGTGCGCAGGTCCGTGCCGAAGTGAAGGCACTGAAGCAGGCCGGCTTCCAGCCGAGCGACTGGTTCTATCCGGCCAGCATCCAATCGGCCGAAGCGAAGATCGCGCAACAGAACGGCGCCGGGTACGGCAGCGCGCGCGACGCGTCGTCGGAATCGGGCCGTTGATCCTCGGCACGGCCACGGCGGCCGTCACGTCTTCACGGGCTGAATCAGCTTCGCGCACGCCGCTGCCTGCGGGTCGCCCGCGGGCAGCTTGCCGCATAGCTCGTCGAACTGCCTGACGACCGTCCTGACCGACGCATCGTGCGCGCCGCCGCTACGCCAGCGGTTCAGTTGCGCGACGACCTTGGTCAGCGCACGCAAATTCGCGCCGTAGAATGCATCGCGCGTCTTGCCGGCCTGCGCGAGCACGCTCGCAGCAATTCCTTCGATCCGCGCCGAGTCCTCGGGCGCCAATTGCACCGCGTTCGCGAAATAGGTCGCGCCCCAGCGCAGCTTCGTCGCGGGGCCCGTCGCCGTGTCGTACGCCTTCCGGTACCAGTCGAGCGCCGCCGCCTTGTCGCCGCGCGCCTTCGCGTTCGCGGCCAGCCCGGACATGAAGTAGTACGGCGTCGACGAGCGCGGCAGTTCGGCCTTCAGCAGCGCATCCGACTCGTCGAACAGTCCGGCATCGGTCAACGTATCCGCGCCCTCGCTGACGAGCGCCTGCCGCTCGTACGGATTCGCCGCACCCTGCACCGACGCGGCGATCTGCCGCCGCACGGTATCGACGAGCGCCGGCGCATCGAGCGGCGCGCCGGTGCGCGCCTCGCCACGCGCGAGCAGCACGCGGCCGTGCAATGCCATCAGTCGATCGATCGACGACAGCGTCGTATCGGCGGACAGCCGTGCGAGCGCCGCGTCGTATGCGCCGCGCAGCTTCGCGCGCTGCGCTTCACTGCCGCCGAGATACGCGACGACACGCGCCGGCGCCATCACGAGCACGTCGGAATCGGCGCGCGACAGCGCGCGATCGGCCAACACCGCTCGCCATGCGTCGGCGAGCGCCGACTTGTCCAGCGCGCCGGCCTGAGCCGGATCGTCCGACGCGGCGACCACGGCCGCCTTCAGTGCGAAGCGCGCCGCCTCGGCCTTCGCGCCGGCCGCCCGCGCGCGCTGCGACAGCGTCTGCAATGTCTGCGCGACGCGATCGGCCAGCACCGGCAACGCACCGTCGGTATCCCACGAATAGTCCGCCAGCAGCCGCCATTCGTCCGCCTTCAGCGATGCACCGTCCTTCAACGCGCTCGCGAGCGTCTGCCGCACCGGATGCGCGGCGGTCATGCCGAGCGACAGCGCCTGCAGGTAGCGGTCGAGATCGGCCTCGCCCGGCAGCCGCGTCACCTCGGTGCCGTCGGGACGGAACAGGATCATCGTCGGATAGCCGTGCACCTTGAAGCGTTCGCCGAGCTTCTGCGCGCTCTCGGTGTCGCCGTCGAGATAGACGGGCACGAACAGCGACGAGCGCGTCTTGAACGCCTGCTGACTAAAGATCGTCGACTTCACCTGGTTGCACGACGGGCACCACACCGCGCCCCAGTACAGCAGCAGCGGCTTGCCGGTACGCTTCGCGAGCGCGAAGGCGTCGTCGGCGTCGCCCTGCTGCCACGCGATGCCGGGCGGCAGATGGGTACGCTGCGACGACGAACTCGCCGCGACGCCTTCCTGCGGCGCGACGGTGGCAAAC
The sequence above is a segment of the Burkholderia multivorans ATCC BAA-247 genome. Coding sequences within it:
- a CDS encoding sigma-54 interaction domain-containing protein; protein product: MMNDWTRLPANYGDVLRRAAESLFRTFEDSSAGTVVVDRDARIVWMNERYAARFGFADPQQAVGLDCEAVIPNSLLREVVSSGQPILLDIMETGREPLVVTRLPLKNEAGETVGAIGFALFDQLKTLTPIFSRYAQLQQQLIATQRSLAQARRAKYTFASFVGTSAASLETKRQARRAAQVDSPVLLLGETGTGKELLAHAIHAASARALQPLVTVNVAAIPDTLLETEFFGAAPGAYTGADRKGRVGKFELADRGTLFLDEIGDMPLPLQGKLLRVLQDKEFEPVGSNRIVRADVRIIAATSADLPALVAAGRFRADLYYRLNVLTIHAPPLRERASDIAALVYVTLEELAAQHGRAAHCELTDDALRMLCAYPWPGNVRELRNTLERALMLSDRAIIDARALAPFLGPTRVHADAAPAVPAAAVTAGGAGAGSRSGAGDPHAGQHVSYADALAAWERQFFVDALAACDGKVAEAAARIGIGRATLYKKLAALGIGR
- a CDS encoding H-NS family nucleoid-associated regulatory protein, translated to MATYRQLSVQLERLQQKIDKEREKAIADAIAEIRAKIDEFDITPEELGFRPLGAPSAKAKRTLPPKYRNPKTGETWSGRGRAPAWLGKNRTRFLIAD
- a CDS encoding DUF4148 domain-containing protein produces the protein MKRLIQAVALAVAVSGPVVAHAQSNQPLTRAQVRAEVKALKQAGFQPSDWFYPASIQSAEAKIAQQNGAGYGSARDASSESGR
- a CDS encoding thioredoxin family protein, with product MKTVIRSLTAACLFAASGAAFATVAPQEGVAASSSSQRTHLPPGIAWQQGDADDAFALAKRTGKPLLLYWGAVWCPSCNQVKSTIFSQQAFKTRSSLFVPVYLDGDTESAQKLGERFKVHGYPTMILFRPDGTEVTRLPGEADLDRYLQALSLGMTAAHPVRQTLASALKDGASLKADEWRLLADYSWDTDGALPVLADRVAQTLQTLSQRARAAGAKAEAARFALKAAVVAASDDPAQAGALDKSALADAWRAVLADRALSRADSDVLVMAPARVVAYLGGSEAQRAKLRGAYDAALARLSADTTLSSIDRLMALHGRVLLARGEARTGAPLDAPALVDTVRRQIAASVQGAANPYERQALVSEGADTLTDAGLFDESDALLKAELPRSSTPYYFMSGLAANAKARGDKAAALDWYRKAYDTATGPATKLRWGATYFANAVQLAPEDSARIEGIAASVLAQAGKTRDAFYGANLRALTKVVAQLNRWRSGGAHDASVRTVVRQFDELCGKLPAGDPQAAACAKLIQPVKT
- a CDS encoding GNAT family N-acetyltransferase; the protein is MTVRHLDALFQPRSVAVVGASSRAGSIGAMVWSRVLDGAFDGPVWPVNPKHRELDGHAVVPDVDRLPAPPSVAVICTRPATWAGIVRKLGELGTRVAIIVGDARSDADRAALDRALKAAKPFVLRIVGPGSLGVLSPARHAHFGAPAYTVRSGGVAWVSQSNALTNAVLGWANARGLGFSHIVALGGEADVDAGDVLDYLASDPGTRAILLELDSVRAARKFMSAARAAARNKPVLALRTGRADPGDGLYTAAFQRAGIVRVDALDDLLDEIETLGVGRVTARGAATLVTSDAGVAKLAVDAVEDVRVALAEWPAEVAAAMSAALPHLDTPGNPLTLGDDARPEHFAAAVKALAPFPQTGTLFVVHSTSHSAPADAVARVLIDNRQHAHRGVLACFFGAVDAATRDALHASGIPVHSTPQRLARAYARLVDYNLGRQLLMQTPEGTPSHPAACIATAQADARRMLDEGRHALTGDAALHWLSHFGLHGEADEPPEAAIVDVTVDMYDDSNFGPVFRYAVPPADGVSAPFVVYGLPPLNTVLARAVIARSPYARRAPIEPVLDALIALSQVVCDVREVVAMSLTLRVSPERVSVIAPRIALAAGRSRLAIMPYPRALERTLDWRGETVTIRPIRPEDEPAHSELLRAMTPEDLRMRFFGAVRSFDHSQIARMTQIDYDREMAFIAVVNDASGQAHTLAVARAVSDPDNETAEFAIAVRPDQKGKGLGRLLLTRIIDYARSRGTAWMVGEALRENAPMIALAKSCGFEVSATEEPGVVGFRMKLQA
- a CDS encoding GntP family permease, with the protein product MSFVIVLAALAFLMFAAYRGYSVILFAPIAALGAVLLTDPAAVAPVFSGIFMEKMVGFVKLYFPVFMLGAVFGKVIELSGFSESIVHAAIRYIGRSRANAVIVAVCALLTYGGVSLFVVVFAVYPFAAELYRQSNIPKRLMPGAIALGAFSFTMDSLPGTPQIQNIIPTTFFKTTAWAAPALGTIGSLFIIVVGLAYLEWRRRSAMAKGEGYGTSLVNEPERVEAQSLPNPALAILPLILVGVSNFAFTKLIPQWYGSASYTVAPEVLPGVHAPVTTSIKTVVAIWSVEAALLLGIVLVVLTAFKRVSERFAAGSKAAVGGALLAAMNTASEYGFGGVIAALPGFLVVGDALKSIPNPLVNAAVSVSSLAGITGSASGGMSIALAAMSDLFIKGAQAANIPMDVLHRVVAMASGGMDTLPHNGAVITLLAVTGLTHRESYRDIFAVTVIKTLAVFFVIAVYYMTGLV